Proteins encoded in a region of the Carassius carassius chromosome 49, fCarCar2.1, whole genome shotgun sequence genome:
- the LOC132132954 gene encoding phosphatidylinositol transfer protein alpha isoform-like, which produces MLIKEFRVILPISVEEYQVGQLYSVAEASKNETGGGEGVEVLKNEPYEKDGEKGQYTHKIYHLQSKVPSFVRMLAPASALNIHEKAWNAYPYCRTVITNEYMKENFLVKIETWHKPDMGQQENVHGLDPDTWKKVEVMYIDIADRSQVEPKDYKPEEDPTKFKSAKTGRGPLGPDWRKELPKKTDCPHMCAYKLVTVKFKWWGLQNKVENFIQKQEKRLFTNFHRQLFCWIDKWIELNMDDIRRMEEETRRELDEMRVKDPVKGMVALED; this is translated from the exons TCGAGTGATCCTACCGATTTCTGTGGAGGAG TATCAGGTTGGACAGCTGTACTCAGTAGCGGAGGCCAGTAAGAACGAGACGGGTGGAGGAGAGGGTGTGGAGGTGTTGAAGAACGAACCCTATGAGAAGGATGGAGAGAAGGGAcagtacacacacaaaatctACCACCTGCAGAG taaaGTCCCGTCATTTGTACGAATGCTTGCGCCAGCATCAGCACTGAACATTCACGAGAAAGCTTGGAACGCCTACCCATACTGCCgcacag TAATTACT aatgaGTATATGAAAGAAAACTTCCTCGTCAAGATTGAGACGTGGCACAAACCCGACATGGGACAGCAGGAAAAT GTTCACGGACTAGACCCAGACACCTGGAAGAAGGTGGAGGTGATGTACATAGACATCGCAGACCGGAGTCAGGTGGAGCCAAAG GACTATAAACCAGAGGAAGACCCCACTAAGTTTAAGTCTGCAAAGACTGGAAGAGGGCCGCTCGGTCCGGATTGGAGG AAAGAGCTACCTAAAAAGACAGACTGCCCACACATGTGTGCCTACAAACTGGTTACTGTCAAGTTCAAGTGGTGGGGCCTGCAAAACAAAGTggaaaactttattcaaaag CAAGAGAAGCGCTTGTTCACTAATTTCCACCGGCAGCTGTTCTGTTGGATTGATAAATGGATCGAGCTGAACATGGACGACATCCGCAGAATGGAggaagagaccaggagggaactGGATGAG ATGAGAGTGAAGGATCCAGTGAAAGGCATGGTGGCTCTTGAAGACTGA